From the genome of Grus americana isolate bGruAme1 chromosome 9, bGruAme1.mat, whole genome shotgun sequence, one region includes:
- the HES1 gene encoding transcription factor HES-1, giving the protein MPADLMEKNSASPVAATPASVNATPDKPKTAAEHRKSSKPIMEKRRRARINESLGQLKTLILDALKKDSSRHSKLEKADILEMTVKHLRSLQRAQMTAALSTDPTVLGKYRAGFSECMNEVTRFLSTCEGVNTEVRTRLLGHLASCMTQINAMNYPAPPPPPPLPPAAAFGPPLVPPGSGAGPLPGMPCKPGADAAKVYGGFQLLPASDGQFAFLIPSTAFAPGGAVLPLYGGPPAAATAASPPGPPPGTADSVWRPW; this is encoded by the exons ATGCCGGCCGACCTGATGGAGAAGAACAGCGCCTCGCCGGTGGCCGCCACCCCCGCCAGCGTCAACGCGACGCCCGATAAGCCGAAGACGGCGGCGGAGCACCGGAAG TCCTCCAAGCCCATCATGGAGAAGCGGCGGCGGGCGCGCATCAACGAGAGCCTGGGGCAGCTGAAGACGCTCATCCTGGACGCGCTGAAGAAGGAT AGCTCGCGGCACTCCAAGCTGGAGAAGGCTGACATCCTGGAGATGACCGTCAAGCACCTGCGGAGCCTCCAGCGAGCCCAGATGACCG CTGCGCTGAGCACAGACCCCACGGTGCTGGGCAAGTACCGCGCTGGCTTCAGCGAGTGCATGAACGAGGTGACGCGGTTCCTCTCCACCTGCGAGGGCGTCAACACCGAGGTGCGCACCCGGCTACTGGGCCACCTGGCCAGCTGCATGACCCAGATCAACGCCATGAACTACCCCGcgccccccccaccgcccccacTGCCACCAGCTGCAGCCTTTGGGCCACCCCTGGTGCCGCCGGGCAGTGGCGCGGGGCCGCTCCCGGGCATGCCCTGCAAGCCGGGTGCCGACGCAGCCAAGGTATATGGCggcttccagctgctgccagcctccGATGGGCAATTCGCCTTCCTCATCCCCAGCACTGCCTTTGCTCCCGGCGGCGCTGTGCTGCCCCTGTACGGTGGCCCACCcgctgctgccactgctgcctCGCCGCCCGGCCCGCCACCTGGCACAGCCGACTCGGTCTGGAGACCCTGGTGA